A single Fusobacterium hominis DNA region contains:
- a CDS encoding phage tail sheath family protein gives MFTHGTYSKELESKIKGIITTKTPVVVLGTAPINMGEIDNVNKINLIQSAKDVVKFMGTTQKVEGFTLTEAAYVGLNIFGVTPFILINVLDPEKHKTKKSFEQVVVKDEKIILEEPGILLKSLTIKNNSDSTPIKEFESSFLEDGTLEITFGHGVNATKIDGEFEYLDPSKVEASDLIGSCDPQSLKNTGLEVLKEIFPKYSMIPSYVITPGYTDDELRAILDTKASKIGNKWQSMSIFELPETTKYGEAIEYKKSHNWIDEDQIIVFGKVKFGNEYYNHSIFHAFLSASVDARNEGVPYESASNKNIKAACIGYKEKEKYIDLHLTEEEANLLNENGIVTIISRPNGVVAWGNRTSVFQPGGNTDPKDMWTVAKRMFKFLANALMLNNENEVDKPMSVSRAEAIKMNANRYLASLVAQEKLLGASVDFKKEENNKNDLVNGVFTWHISLGIVLPGETLKFVLEYNDEYLDSYF, from the coding sequence ATGTTTACACATGGAACTTATAGTAAGGAGTTAGAAAGTAAAATCAAAGGCATTATAACTACTAAAACACCTGTAGTAGTGCTTGGAACTGCCCCAATTAACATGGGAGAGATAGACAACGTCAATAAAATAAATCTTATTCAATCAGCAAAAGATGTTGTTAAATTCATGGGAACTACTCAAAAAGTTGAAGGATTTACATTAACAGAGGCAGCATATGTAGGACTAAATATATTTGGTGTAACTCCATTTATTTTAATCAATGTGCTGGATCCTGAAAAGCATAAGACAAAAAAATCATTTGAACAAGTTGTAGTAAAAGATGAAAAAATTATTCTTGAAGAACCTGGAATCCTATTAAAATCATTAACAATAAAAAATAATTCAGATTCAACACCAATTAAAGAGTTTGAATCAAGTTTCCTTGAAGATGGAACCTTAGAAATTACATTTGGGCATGGAGTAAATGCAACAAAAATTGATGGAGAGTTTGAATATTTAGATCCAAGTAAAGTAGAAGCAAGTGATTTAATTGGTTCATGTGATCCTCAATCATTAAAAAATACAGGCTTAGAAGTTTTAAAAGAAATTTTTCCAAAATATTCAATGATTCCATCATATGTAATTACACCTGGATATACTGATGATGAGCTAAGAGCAATTCTTGATACTAAAGCTAGTAAAATCGGTAACAAATGGCAAAGCATGAGTATCTTTGAACTTCCTGAAACTACTAAGTATGGAGAAGCAATAGAATACAAAAAATCACATAATTGGATTGATGAAGATCAAATAATTGTATTTGGAAAAGTTAAATTTGGAAATGAATATTACAATCACAGTATATTCCATGCTTTCTTATCAGCATCTGTAGATGCAAGAAATGAAGGTGTTCCATATGAATCAGCATCAAATAAAAATATAAAAGCTGCTTGTATTGGATATAAAGAAAAAGAAAAATACATTGATTTACATTTGACAGAGGAAGAAGCAAATCTTCTGAATGAAAATGGAATAGTCACTATAATATCTAGACCAAATGGAGTAGTGGCATGGGGAAATAGAACATCTGTCTTCCAGCCTGGAGGAAATACTGACCCTAAAGATATGTGGACCGTTGCAAAAAGAATGTTTAAATTCCTGGCAAATGCTTTAATGCTCAATAATGAAAATGAAGTTGATAAACCAATGTCAGTTTCACGAGCAGAAGCAATAAAAATGAATGCTAATAGATACTTAGCTTCATTAGTAGCACAGGAAAAACTATTAGGAGCAAGTGTTGACTTTAAGAAGGAAGAAAATAATAAGAATGACTTAGTAAACGGAGTATTCACATGGCATATTTCATTAGGTATTGTATTACCTGGTGAAACTCTTAAATTTGTCCTTGAATACAATGATGAGTATTTAGATAGTTATTTTTAA
- a CDS encoding phage major tail tube protein produces MFKPSIIEDAIVKIDGTNELIGVATVTLPDIEHKKETISGLGVDEYEYVSSQSYNLLNLVIKFLGKHKGMKLKTGNKTVSLIIKGYIGGMDDATHDYDKQIITCSVKGKVFKRSGGELGRALKNESELSLTLTYYKEEIDGEVVVEIDKLNKITVIDGEDVAGEIKQALN; encoded by the coding sequence ATGTTTAAACCAAGCATTATAGAAGACGCAATTGTAAAAATTGATGGAACAAATGAATTAATCGGAGTAGCTACTGTAACTCTTCCAGATATTGAGCATAAAAAAGAAACTATTAGTGGTCTAGGTGTTGACGAATATGAATATGTATCATCTCAATCATATAACCTGCTAAATTTAGTAATTAAATTCCTAGGAAAGCACAAAGGAATGAAATTAAAAACTGGAAATAAAACAGTATCTTTAATCATAAAAGGATACATAGGTGGAATGGATGATGCAACACATGACTATGATAAACAGATAATTACTTGCTCTGTAAAAGGTAAAGTATTTAAGAGATCAGGTGGAGAACTTGGAAGAGCATTGAAAAATGAAAGTGAACTATCATTAACTCTAACTTATTACAAAGAGGAAATAGATGGAGAAGTAGTAGTTGAAATTGACAAGCTTAATAAGATTACTGTGATTGATGGAGAAGATGTTGCTGGAGAAATTAAGCAAGCTTTAAATTAG
- a CDS encoding phage tail tape measure protein, which yields MAKGMELLLKLKSKLDNSVSDNFKKLGKMEKDLMDKKRKLAKIEKSYAKHQELVKKYKNKQILLEKNRSSLKKLEDLKKKEIPLTTEQAEKYKTLQREVSKMEKNQNKLRLSYEKSKSAMAQQKQTLGDLRNELHKTADSYKKLAAQKKIADKAVNLRSNIKEGMGNIGSKAINLTKKAAIGTTVAAAGGAAVLGKQSISTYLDFDQNMKKVKAISGASEEEYKKLQDTALKLGATTKFTGGEVAAAMEKMALAGFNTEQIIDSLEGVLDSAAASGEDVALVSDIITDNLAAFNLTAKDSSKFADVLAWGMSKTNVDIQMLGESFKYAASTAGGLGINLEQTVASLGLMGDQAIKSGMAGRGLNEVFSRLVKNQDVLAKAGINVKNANGEFVGIVETVKQFERVTKNMSGMQKMEFLTNTFGEQGARAFSKLLSAKKTINGVEYTGAAAVEKAVEDATNNSKGLSKQMKDTMLQGASGAVTLLSSAYDTLKNAIGKKLFNEGTLSYIKKVTDYIGELANVINGNFDKDSKINVFWTNIFKTAKTYIGKLKEIFTPAKEALINMFSGANKIEIGKIIGDTILIIATAVSKLIQVVAKLHETIGIDNIVVFIATFMGVLKVVKVIKKVRDSFLLLREAGGVLSGLKAGITAFVGAPWLIVIAAVIAGIVLIYKNWDKVKIYLIKFGKILKDLAIKIGLFFLKITGPIGQLVVSIYKNWDKIVEITKELVSKIKNIFFSCIEWSKEAISTGVDFIITGMAAAFDFIKTITPLGTLMDLYHIIVECFSVWDSSKGVLENLKAVFGEFANKVLGSGIINFAKELYELWNSNLTIGEKIKETFTKVFDRIGESIMGVVDKVKNFGNTLANLPGIKSIIDWVSDSEENQPAINGSHAAGLDNVPFDGYIAELHKGERVFTRDENRQYGDLLVSLLGSRQNSIRNGMVNTQNTNSFSFAPNINIEIKGISSNENIAQILEEKIKALEKEFFEKLDAMRRGAIDHARTQF from the coding sequence ATGGCTAAGGGCATGGAGTTATTATTAAAACTAAAATCAAAATTAGACAATTCTGTTTCCGATAATTTTAAAAAATTAGGGAAAATGGAAAAAGATTTGATGGATAAGAAAAGAAAATTAGCTAAAATTGAAAAATCCTATGCTAAACACCAGGAATTAGTAAAGAAATATAAAAATAAGCAAATATTACTAGAAAAAAATAGGTCATCTTTGAAAAAACTAGAGGATCTAAAGAAAAAAGAAATTCCACTCACAACAGAACAGGCTGAAAAGTATAAGACACTTCAACGAGAAGTTAGCAAGATGGAGAAAAATCAAAACAAATTAAGACTATCCTATGAAAAGTCTAAATCTGCAATGGCACAACAAAAACAAACTCTTGGAGATCTAAGAAATGAACTTCATAAAACAGCAGATAGTTATAAAAAATTAGCAGCACAGAAGAAAATAGCAGACAAGGCTGTGAATTTAAGGTCAAATATTAAAGAAGGTATGGGTAATATTGGTAGTAAAGCTATTAATCTGACAAAAAAAGCAGCAATAGGAACTACAGTTGCAGCAGCTGGAGGTGCTGCAGTTTTAGGAAAACAGTCTATAAGTACTTATTTAGATTTTGACCAAAATATGAAAAAAGTTAAGGCTATCTCAGGAGCCAGTGAAGAAGAATACAAAAAATTACAAGATACTGCTTTAAAATTAGGAGCAACAACAAAATTCACAGGTGGAGAAGTAGCAGCAGCAATGGAGAAAATGGCACTCGCCGGATTTAATACAGAACAAATAATAGATTCTCTTGAAGGTGTATTAGACTCAGCAGCAGCATCCGGAGAAGATGTAGCATTAGTATCTGACATTATTACTGACAACCTTGCAGCATTTAATTTAACAGCTAAAGATAGTTCAAAATTTGCTGATGTATTAGCTTGGGGAATGTCTAAAACGAACGTAGATATACAAATGTTAGGAGAATCGTTCAAGTATGCAGCTTCAACAGCTGGTGGCCTTGGGATTAATCTTGAGCAAACAGTAGCAAGTTTAGGGCTTATGGGAGACCAGGCAATCAAGTCAGGTATGGCTGGTAGAGGATTAAATGAAGTGTTTTCAAGATTAGTAAAAAATCAAGATGTACTTGCTAAAGCAGGAATAAATGTAAAGAATGCTAATGGAGAGTTCGTAGGGATAGTTGAGACTGTTAAGCAATTTGAAAGAGTAACAAAAAATATGTCAGGAATGCAGAAAATGGAATTTTTAACTAATACATTTGGAGAGCAAGGAGCAAGAGCTTTTTCTAAGCTATTATCTGCAAAGAAAACTATCAATGGTGTTGAATATACTGGAGCAGCTGCAGTAGAAAAAGCCGTGGAAGATGCAACTAATAATTCAAAAGGATTATCAAAGCAGATGAAGGATACAATGTTACAAGGTGCATCAGGAGCAGTAACACTTCTAAGCAGTGCTTATGATACGTTAAAAAATGCTATTGGGAAAAAGTTATTTAATGAGGGAACACTATCATATATAAAAAAGGTCACAGACTATATTGGAGAACTGGCAAATGTAATAAATGGTAACTTTGATAAGGATAGTAAAATAAATGTATTTTGGACTAATATATTTAAAACTGCTAAGACATACATAGGAAAATTAAAGGAAATTTTTACTCCAGCAAAAGAAGCACTTATAAATATGTTTTCAGGTGCAAATAAAATTGAAATTGGAAAAATAATTGGAGACACTATTTTAATAATAGCTACAGCTGTAAGTAAGTTGATCCAAGTTGTAGCAAAACTTCATGAAACAATTGGTATTGATAATATAGTTGTATTTATAGCTACCTTTATGGGTGTCTTGAAGGTAGTAAAAGTAATTAAGAAGGTAAGAGACTCTTTTCTATTACTTAGAGAGGCAGGAGGAGTTCTGAGTGGATTAAAGGCTGGAATAACAGCATTTGTAGGAGCACCTTGGCTAATTGTTATTGCAGCAGTAATAGCAGGAATAGTACTTATTTATAAGAATTGGGATAAAGTAAAGATATATTTAATTAAATTTGGAAAAATACTTAAAGACCTAGCAATAAAAATAGGATTATTCTTTTTAAAGATAACAGGTCCAATTGGCCAGCTAGTGGTTTCCATCTATAAAAATTGGGATAAGATAGTTGAAATTACAAAAGAACTTGTAAGTAAAATAAAAAATATATTTTTTAGCTGTATAGAATGGAGCAAAGAAGCCATATCAACTGGTGTAGATTTTATTATAACTGGAATGGCAGCAGCTTTTGATTTTATCAAGACCATTACACCTTTAGGAACTTTAATGGATTTATATCACATAATTGTTGAATGTTTTTCAGTATGGGATAGTTCAAAGGGAGTTCTAGAAAATTTAAAGGCGGTATTTGGTGAATTTGCTAATAAGGTTTTAGGCTCTGGAATAATAAACTTCGCAAAAGAGCTTTATGAATTATGGAATTCTAATCTTACCATTGGAGAAAAGATTAAGGAAACATTTACAAAGGTTTTTGACCGCATAGGAGAATCAATAATGGGAGTTGTTGATAAAGTTAAAAACTTTGGAAATACATTAGCAAATTTACCGGGTATAAAATCAATAATTGATTGGGTATCTGATTCAGAAGAAAATCAACCAGCAATAAACGGAAGTCATGCTGCAGGATTAGATAATGTCCCTTTCGATGGTTATATAGCTGAGCTGCACAAGGGAGAAAGAGTTTTTACACGAGATGAGAACAGACAATATGGAGACTTACTGGTATCGTTATTGGGTAGCAGACAAAATAGCATTAGAAACGGAATGGTAAATACACAGAATACTAATAGTTTCAGCTTTGCACCTAATATAAATATAGAAATTAAAGGCATATCTAGTAATGAAAATATTGCACAGATTTTAGAAGAAAAAATAAAGGCATTGGAAAAAGAGTTCTTTGAAAAACTAGATGCTATGAGAAGAGGAGCGATAGATCATGCAAGAACACAATTTTAA
- a CDS encoding tail protein X, translated as MQEHNFNTYTTVPGDTWDLVAFKIFGDERFTGQLLKSNPSLTKLVILPPGLIIKLPKLNNTDENMEVSPPWL; from the coding sequence ATGCAAGAACACAATTTTAATACCTACACTACAGTCCCAGGTGATACCTGGGATCTGGTAGCATTCAAAATATTTGGAGATGAGAGGTTTACTGGCCAACTTTTGAAATCAAATCCAAGTCTTACTAAGCTTGTAATATTGCCTCCAGGATTAATAATAAAACTTCCGAAACTTAATAATACAGATGAGAATATGGAGGTAAGTCCACCATGGTTATGA
- a CDS encoding phage late control D family protein: MVMNLVRRCNIEVIYKNKDITEKLTPYLQSVTVVDNLEGVFDSLEIKLLNKNNLFMGKGWSFQKGDLLKITATTLNWENEYEGEKRFNLGEFYIDEKEFDKYTARIKAISAPLNATDTTHDKTWENIQLKSLGQEIANKYKLKYQFLSDDINFSNLQQERQTDFQFLKNTAEESDVKVKITNEKLVLFDESKLPDKIKKHIQVDLLKVIDFKLRDTKKNTYDSVELSHFDVIKLKDVTYVKSYNELKGLPGGTTNKVLKLKKRPSTQNIEKYAIAQIEKANRTSTVLEITDIGNGSMYSGCVIEVLNSGEFNGKYLVKKITKTFPQFKMVVEAYKL, translated from the coding sequence ATGGTTATGAATCTAGTAAGAAGATGTAATATTGAAGTTATTTATAAGAATAAAGATATTACAGAAAAGCTAACACCTTATTTACAGTCAGTAACTGTAGTAGATAATTTAGAAGGAGTATTTGATAGTTTAGAAATAAAATTATTAAATAAAAATAATTTATTTATGGGCAAAGGCTGGAGCTTTCAAAAAGGTGATTTATTAAAAATAACTGCAACTACTCTAAATTGGGAAAATGAATATGAAGGCGAAAAGAGATTTAATTTAGGAGAATTTTATATTGATGAAAAAGAGTTTGATAAGTATACAGCAAGAATAAAGGCAATTTCTGCTCCACTCAATGCAACAGACACCACACACGATAAAACGTGGGAAAACATACAATTAAAGTCTTTAGGGCAAGAAATAGCCAATAAGTACAAGCTGAAATATCAATTTTTATCTGATGATATAAATTTTAGTAATTTACAGCAGGAAAGACAAACTGACTTTCAATTTTTAAAAAATACAGCAGAAGAAAGTGATGTAAAAGTAAAAATAACTAATGAAAAGCTAGTGCTATTTGATGAAAGTAAATTACCAGATAAAATAAAAAAGCATATTCAAGTAGATCTATTGAAAGTAATTGATTTTAAATTAAGAGACACAAAAAAGAATACTTATGATAGTGTGGAACTATCACATTTTGATGTAATAAAACTAAAAGATGTAACATATGTTAAATCCTATAATGAGTTGAAAGGACTCCCAGGAGGAACAACTAATAAGGTTTTAAAATTAAAAAAGAGACCTTCAACACAAAATATAGAAAAGTATGCAATAGCACAAATAGAAAAAGCAAATAGAACATCAACAGTACTTGAAATTACTGATATTGGAAATGGAAGTATGTACTCTGGATGTGTAATAGAGGTATTAAACTCCGGAGAATTTAATGGTAAATATCTAGTTAAAAAAATCACAAAAACATTTCCACAATTTAAAATGGTTGTAGAAGCCTATAAATTATAG
- a CDS encoding phage baseplate protein, with product MIGTLRGTIGIVHSVNTDNYTAKVSLPKYNNIITGDLQILSPLTKENQIIGIPKVNTPVLCIFLEDEKGIGYIIGSFFSDKNKSNSKQDELIVNFQNSVVTIKEDGNVIVTSNLTTINSDTVINGQLHVNKNVIVDKGITAEGIAASGSMTAGGEITAAKVSAEVLSGRVE from the coding sequence ATGATAGGTACGCTTAGAGGAACAATAGGTATAGTTCATTCAGTAAATACAGATAATTATACTGCTAAAGTGAGCTTACCTAAATACAATAATATAATTACTGGAGATCTTCAAATTTTATCTCCACTAACAAAGGAAAATCAAATTATTGGGATTCCTAAAGTTAATACACCGGTTTTGTGTATTTTTTTAGAAGATGAAAAAGGAATCGGATATATTATCGGTAGCTTCTTTTCTGATAAAAACAAAAGCAATTCTAAGCAAGATGAACTTATTGTTAATTTTCAAAATTCAGTTGTAACTATCAAAGAAGATGGGAATGTGATTGTAACTTCCAATTTAACTACCATTAACAGTGATACTGTCATTAATGGTCAATTACATGTAAATAAAAATGTAATTGTTGATAAAGGTATTACAGCTGAAGGAATAGCTGCAAGTGGAAGTATGACTGCAGGAGGAGAAATAACAGCAGCAAAAGTTTCAGCAGAAGTATTATCAGGGAGAGTGGAATAA
- a CDS encoding phage tail protein: MDKIITDIGRDYLNSFPLYNYASSLGSFGTIVFRVAENNLLTPTQFSAQISSRNHKHSRIRALDITEFEIRNLRKVTLPIKLVREFCNLEKTLNTLIRMVENGEHYPLIIARKQFGENNFTIVSMEYNYSETDGYGQPLVLNVTLNLEEYVPRISRITEKKKEEQKKDDKYKVLKDKAIYSANKEVISTLQRGRLW, translated from the coding sequence ATGGACAAGATTATTACAGATATTGGGCGTGATTATTTAAATAGCTTCCCTTTATACAATTATGCAAGCTCATTAGGAAGTTTTGGAACTATAGTATTCCGAGTGGCTGAGAATAATTTATTAACACCTACCCAATTTTCAGCACAAATAAGTTCGAGAAATCACAAACACTCAAGAATTAGAGCCTTAGATATTACAGAATTTGAGATTAGAAACTTAAGGAAAGTTACTCTTCCAATAAAATTAGTTCGTGAGTTTTGTAATTTAGAAAAGACTCTAAATACTTTAATTAGAATGGTAGAAAATGGAGAACACTATCCATTGATTATAGCAAGAAAACAGTTTGGAGAAAATAATTTTACTATAGTTTCAATGGAATATAATTATTCAGAAACAGATGGATATGGGCAACCTCTTGTTTTAAATGTAACTTTAAATTTAGAAGAATATGTCCCACGAATTTCAAGGATAACAGAAAAGAAAAAAGAGGAGCAAAAAAAGGATGATAAATATAAAGTCCTTAAAGATAAAGCTATATATAGTGCAAATAAGGAAGTTATAAGCACATTACAAAGAGGTAGATTATGGTAA